TGTTTGTTGCAAGACAAAGTTTCGGCATAGATCAAGCTCTTCGATTAAACCCCAATTCACAGTTAAAATTGCAAATATAACTAAACCCCGATTCACAGATAGAAAATTGCCATACGGTTGGGAAGCGCCTTTAAGACTTCACATATCTCACTAACAATGAACTCCcctgaaaaatatatatatatatatatatatatatatatatgatttaaATTCAAAGTTAAATTGAATGAAATCAAACTAATAAGACACTTTAGTTCCCCAAACTTCACATATAAAAAATTAAAGTTGCTGCTTGTACTAAACATTATGAATATACCTGAAAAAGCCTAAGTACAATATCCTTTAGTTGCAATTTTTACTTGTTCCTGGTCTTAACTTGCCACACCACCAACAGTAAGGTGGGGGTACAGAATAAGATCTCGGAGTCATAGAGTCAAACGAATGTCTGCCATAGCTGCAATAGAGGTTGCCACGCTCCACCATAATATGTCAAAAGAAGCTAAGCATTCAACAACATGTGCTTCAAACAACGGTAAGCTATAAATACATTATTATGTGCACCATactattatatataatacatgAACTATCTTATATGATATGATACATATTAAAAAGATgcaaaaaaatgaaataaaagaaaaggaagcaCCACTTTTAGTTAAATCAGAATACATTACGAACAACTACTTTTGAATATGATGCTTATTAATAATATCTCCAAAAGCCAAAACAAATCCAAACTAAAAAGCAAGTGCGTTTTTCCAATATTCAATATAATGTGATATACGTTTTTGACATCTTTATACATCGGTTTGATCTTTTTTAAGTATAACTACAGTTGATAAATAATATTACCAAAAGGACATATGAAATATTCGACCAAACAGGTCAATCAGATAGAAAGCAAAAGAAATATATGAAggatataaaaaataaaaataaaaagttgatTTAGAATGCTTTGATTTTATGAGTCTTTTCCTAGATTTTGCAACCAAAAAATAACACAGTAATACCTTACTTGAAGCAAAGTATTGAGACAATCATTACTATTGATAGCATAATCAGTTATCACATACTCGTACGCACTTTATGAAGGTATAATAATCAAGATGTAGTGAGATGAGACTAAACGACCCGTACACATTTTATAACGTCATAATAGCCAAGTATAAATTAAATGGGTTAAAACGACATGCACATAGTAACCTTTGTGTTGATAGAGAAAGTACACTTTCCGAATCACTATTTAGTCTTTCTTGCAAAGAAAAAGATTAAACTCGCAAAGTCAATCAATAATGCATACGACCTCCtaattagggatgagcaaatgttacccggtaccgaatttacggaaccgggtacattttcggtaccgacttttgacattttcggtactggtccggtacggtaccggttcggtactgGTATTTACTGGTCCCTATAGTAGAGGTGGTAATTTGGACCCATTTAATTAGAATGAGTCGAGGACTCTAGGTCACCTAAAGTAATTGAATGCATGAAGCATCTTAAatcatattattaaaaaaatatattcttTAAAATACTTTAAACTTTGTAATCATATTATGCACGCTAAGCACTATAAGAAATTATGAACTTTCTTTAGAAAAGAGGTGCTTCATACAAACTTGAACTTAACCACCCATTGATTAAGTAAATAAACTTATATAGGCATAGTCACAATCAAAATTTGATGGCAAAGAACCACGAGCTTGGTAGCCAAAAAAGTGGTAGATGGCATTAAATTTCTTCCCCTTGTATGTTCCTTCTTTCTTTTAACACAACAAAAGATATTAGCATGATATATCTATACAAGTTTTCACAAGAATAGTTTCCATGACAGCTTTGGAATCGACATCTAGCCCGTCAAACTGAAGGGGGCCGGGGTTTCTGTAGACATCATCCAGCAAGAATCTTGTTGCATTTTGTCTAAGCAGCCTGCACCAATCACCACCATTAATAAACCATATTTTCGATTGTTCCCTCAATATAAAAGCCTTAtagaacaaaataaaaaaaattcacttACTCGTATACTTTGCCTCTCAAATCTACAATAGCAGGATGAACAAAAGGTTTCCCAAGTGTTGTAGCCCCTGACCCTGACCCGCGACCATAATGCTTGACGGTCATCATAGCCTAGAATGTCTAGTCAAAAGTATGAATATCACTAATCCACATTATTCGACAAAAATAAAAGACAATGAAACAGAATAAAGAGTGCCCCTTATAATCCCGcaagggaattatagatgcataCCGGTTGTTTCCGCAGCTTTATTTCCAGCCTCGGGAGCCGAACCACGAGTCTCTGTTGATTGGTCCCCCGACATGCGTGAAAGCCATGCAAATTTATCATCTTGCAAAACAAATGTACCCTAAAATAATACAAATAAGCCACTTCATCAATCCCCTACTATGTATTATAAATTGTTGTACTATATGCGGTGTGAAAACTTAAACTTGTTACTTGCCCTATGATTAGTCTTTAAATTGTCTATCTGCTTCTTGAAGAGTAAAGACCAGAAATCTTTACAGATGAACTTGATTGCCTCCAGGTCGTTCCATGGTATACCTAATTAAGATTTGAACACAGTAACAACGATTATGAAAGTTTTTAACAAAGTAATGTACTTAAATCGCTCAGCTTAAATTTGAGAGTTCAATTTCGTGAAGCGATTATGGTAAGCAGGTCATAAGCTACTTGTTAATTGCAGTAACCATTTCATTGAACCATTATCAAAAAACTGATTAAAGGAAAATAAAACCAAAGTGAGATCATATCTTATCTGTTGTATTCACCAGCTAGTTTTGAAATTTGATCAACACACATTCAGAATATAAGAACAAAATTGTCAAAAAATAATATAGCTTCGATTCAAACTGTTGGTTTTAAAAAAATGCGCATAATGCGCGCATCACATTATGCGGTATAGGTCACCCAAGTCGTTTTTCACCTGTGTCGTCTCTACAAATAATATAGCCTTTTTCACCTGATGTCGTCTCTACAACATATTGTCTCTACAGCCTCGTCCGTATAGGTCACCCAAGTCGTTTCTATAAGTGTCGTTGCTATAGATGAGTTTGTAGAGGCcacatgtcgtctctataagtctttgctaaaaaaataataaaaaaataatttaatatttaccaaataaaaaaaacattttcttaaaatattttttagccctttagagacgacatgtcgtctctataagtttttttaaaaaaaacatttaaaccctatagagacgacatgtcacctatagagacgacatgttgtATCTATAGGTCTACttccaaaaaattaaaaaacattttCACCTACAGAGACAAAATGTCCTCTCTATAGGTcctataaaattaaaaaaaaatttgtttttacAGGTTTTTAAACCAAAAAATCCCAACAATCAAACAGATTCAAACCTCTTAAACTGAACGATAAACCCAAATATCAGACCAAAATGCCAAAATGCCATCAGATTAGTTGATGAGATTAGTTGGTAAGAAACAATGAAATAACATTTACCAGCTGTGTATGGACTCGTAAAGTGTTTTGAATCCAAAATGCCACCAAATGCATTGTTTACATGTCTTTTGATGTCATGAGATCCTACGAGCTCGTACTCCCAGCTTCCATTTACGAACCCGTCATTGAGGAAGAGCTCCAAGTGTCTGGCTTCTAGTACCTACATTGTTCCTACCATATACAAAACAAATGATTAAGAGTACAACTGGTTCTTGTCTCTGTTGAGTTTCTaacttcaaaattttgttttcataAGTATTTTCTCACCATCACATGTGTTCAGGTCACATATAGGGCACCGAACAACCTGTAAATCTGAACGTAACATTCCATTTGGGAGAACAAGAAAAGGATATCTGATTCAAGTAACAATGAATGGTGATCAAACTTTGAAGAGAGTTTTGCAAGATATTACCTGCTATCCATATTCCAGTTTTGATGTTGTGCAATATACATGACCCGTCAGAGTCCAGCATCTTCTGCACGCTATCTTCCGTCGGAAGCTTTGGAGGGCAGATAAGCTTctaatttaattaatatatcaATCGCAGTTTTCTGTTGCACTCATCTCACTTCTAGAGGAAATATAGAAGAAATGGTAATAAGTAGAGGAAAAGGTAATATATACTAACATGAGATCAGTTGAAGCAAGAGATGTTGGTAACATGCCGATAAGATTGCAATATAGAATCCGGTGATGATGCCATATTTGACTGCAAAGCATATTCAATATATGATTTATACcctacataataaaaaataaattatagaTAATAATAAGATACAAATGGTTGGTTTCCTCACATATATCACATACCCGCTTGTTTTTGGGTCTGAAGTCTATGATCACAACATAAAAGGCATGATTGACTAAAAGTATTGTTTGTACTAACCAGTTCAGTTCACTAAAAATATGTAGAATACATTGATAATTCCAGGATATAGTCCAAGATAAAACCAGTTTCGGAACTAATTAAATGCATAAATAATAAacaatatatacacatataccTTCATCAATAACTGGTTCAACATGGTTGTCATTATCAACAATAGAAAATGTCACATTACTGTTGCTAGCTTTGCAAAAGCATTTTCTTGGTTCTTTTTGATAACATGAACAACATCCAGTGCAGTGCTTCCAGGAAATAGTTAGAACTTTATAATGACTGGAAATAATTAGAACTATATAATGAATATCAATTCACCATCCAGACTTTAGATTAGAAATAAACCATATCAAAAAATTGATCGTAATTGTTCGAAACGCCGAATGAAAGAACGACAATTGAGAAACGGATTTGAAATCTTCAGATTGCCATGACAAAAGTAGAATTTTATTTCAAATTTTTCAAGTCCGGTTCCAACATCTAACACTCAGTCTCTATATGTGGACCTGAAGTCAATAATCATCAATTTCATCTCCTAAATCAACACAAGTCTCAATCAATATCTATACAACTTCGCTAATCATAATAGCTTAAACATGGAGGGAGCCATGCAAGTTTATTGTACCTCCACTCACTAAAGAATTGACCCCCTTCAAAACAGTTGCTGATTCACCGGTAACCATATTTTCATTCACATAACTTGAACCTGAGACGACGAAACCCTATATTAGAACCTATTCATGCAAACAAAATTTGATTATTGCCAATATTTAAACACAAAATTATTTGTTACATGAGCTCTGGATTAAGACGGGTTACTTATAAGTTGTTTGCCTTGCtacaaataaaaaacaaatacaCTCCGAATCCATAAATAAGTAGGTGAGGAGAACTAAAGCCATCCGATCATCTATGTTACATTACGAAGTCCACACCTTACCTACACATCATTAATGTAGCATAAGGAAAACTTTGACCAACATAATAGAGTTGCTGGTGAAATTAGAATATTAAGATGAAGCAAGGGCTAAGTATGCGGGCAATCCGAGGGGATAAAGGCAAAGAAGCCTCCAATccattataaaataaaaaatatatatatagatacaTTGATAGTGTTTACAGATTGAATTGGACCTGTATGCAACTGTTGATAATGATAAAGTATATATATTATGCTACTGTCATAAGGTCATGTACTACATATATGTCCAATTTTGGCATATTGATGACTATATTAG
Above is a window of Helianthus annuus cultivar XRQ/B chromosome 14, HanXRQr2.0-SUNRISE, whole genome shotgun sequence DNA encoding:
- the LOC110902564 gene encoding pyrophosphate--fructose 6-phosphate 1-phosphotransferase subunit alpha-like codes for the protein MMTVKHYGRGSGSGATTLGKPFVHPAIVDLRGKVYELLRQNATRFLLDDVYRNPGPLQFDGLDVDSKAVMETILVKTCIDISC
- the LOC110902566 gene encoding uncharacterized protein LOC110902566, translating into MDTANLTLQSGVCEIGVIGRKGINHILNMLCSQIWHHHRILYCNLIGMLPTSLASTDLMLDSVQKMLDSDGSCILHNIKTGIWIADLQVVRCPICDLNTCDGTM